The proteins below are encoded in one region of Chitinophagaceae bacterium:
- a CDS encoding T9SS type A sorting domain-containing protein encodes MRTENSFSITSNGVTPLGCFPSFYSNNSSFFQAIKINRILPLACIGFILLLISLFPYIVFGQSTGDYRTNAVSLNWNAASNWQRWNGSTWVTNPSQGYPGQNTGTGTVTILNGHSVALNVSPAQNIGSLIIGGGTSGSLTIGNNNTNRSLRVTGNVTVSNNGTLISAGNGGNTLNIAGNLINNGTFDLRIGAATTDVTFNGSSNQTVSGTGSTTDFNDITINNTGAAANNIIELMPSNLTAAAGFLTLTRGIIKMSGTYTFSNTFFSTAGPTINSDEGIWLNNPNVTVTGQNGDTQLSGLLRISAGTYNVGVSADWWLNYNSGAIITIDGGALNVTGALFGSSTSSTVTYSQSNGTVTVCTVENTYSVPSFGLQAAGSNFTMSGGSIIVQYAATSFDDYINNATTSSVTGGTVQFGNASTPASSFFYMSSTPAFYNLQVNSVNNPSLLLFTATTYLNDLTIGGVLDAATNNVNITINRNWINNGSFLPGTATVTFNSTTQAQSIGGSANTSFYNLTNSNTNAAGLSLSRDVTVSNTLSLSSSSNGKISIGANNLTIGSGGSITGANASRYIVTAPTSVTNGRLRQNNLAASARVFPIGTASNYLPATVTPSSSGSDFSISVFRGTTINGDPAGTAFGSRAHQADAIWQIDRASGSSNAHIRLDWATNSIEGATFTSLANSAIGVWRYTGSNWLLIPSPTVLSIDNSANYAATASTAMSSFGTAGTGYPYLVGNVSVLPSALKSFSASKANSGNQLTWEVENADQFQFFDLQESTNGIDFTYKSSVAPGSASRYSYLDAGSFTATKYYRLKLTDRQRNVSYSHVVSIGGKKDTKIVLLQNPVQHQLNFRHPEAVNAQYSIVDLSGRIMMQGVVSKHAVISSINTTTLNNGAYVLRFTEGRDNYSQTFIKQ; translated from the coding sequence ATGAGAACCGAAAACTCTTTTTCGATCACCAGTAATGGTGTAACGCCTTTGGGCTGTTTCCCCTCATTTTACAGCAACAACTCATCTTTTTTTCAAGCGATTAAGATAAATCGTATTCTGCCACTTGCCTGTATTGGGTTTATTTTACTTCTTATTTCTCTTTTTCCTTACATAGTGTTTGGGCAGTCAACCGGAGATTACAGAACCAATGCAGTGAGTTTAAACTGGAATGCTGCTTCTAACTGGCAAAGATGGAATGGGTCAACATGGGTTACAAATCCATCACAGGGTTATCCGGGACAAAATACAGGTACAGGCACAGTTACTATTCTGAATGGGCATTCAGTTGCATTGAATGTATCACCGGCACAAAATATCGGATCCCTCATAATCGGCGGCGGAACTTCGGGTTCATTAACCATTGGAAATAATAATACTAACCGGAGTTTAAGAGTTACCGGTAATGTAACTGTAAGCAACAATGGTACTCTGATTTCGGCCGGCAATGGCGGAAATACTTTGAATATTGCAGGAAACCTTATCAATAATGGAACATTTGATCTGCGGATTGGAGCAGCAACAACCGATGTTACGTTTAACGGATCATCGAACCAAACAGTAAGCGGAACCGGTTCAACAACTGATTTCAATGACATTACTATCAATAATACCGGAGCCGCAGCTAATAATATTATTGAACTGATGCCTTCAAACTTAACGGCTGCAGCAGGATTTCTTACACTTACAAGGGGTATCATTAAGATGTCCGGCACTTATACTTTTTCAAATACATTCTTTTCAACAGCCGGGCCAACTATTAATTCTGATGAAGGGATCTGGTTGAATAATCCGAATGTTACTGTAACCGGACAAAACGGAGATACTCAATTATCAGGTCTCTTAAGAATTTCAGCCGGTACTTATAATGTGGGTGTATCTGCAGATTGGTGGCTTAATTACAATTCAGGAGCAATAATTACAATAGATGGTGGCGCATTAAATGTAACTGGTGCATTGTTTGGCAGCAGCACTTCATCAACGGTTACCTACAGCCAATCTAATGGAACAGTAACTGTTTGCACAGTTGAAAATACTTACAGTGTTCCTTCATTCGGGTTACAGGCTGCTGGCTCAAATTTTACTATGAGCGGAGGCTCGATTATTGTTCAATATGCAGCAACCAGCTTTGATGATTATATCAATAATGCAACCACTTCTTCCGTAACCGGCGGAACTGTTCAGTTTGGAAATGCATCAACTCCTGCCAGTTCATTTTTTTATATGAGCAGTACACCTGCCTTTTATAATCTGCAGGTTAATTCAGTCAATAACCCATCGCTGCTTTTATTTACGGCAACCACTTATTTGAACGATCTTACCATTGGAGGTGTATTAGATGCTGCCACCAACAATGTAAATATTACAATCAACCGTAACTGGATCAATAACGGCAGCTTTTTACCGGGTACTGCAACGGTAACCTTTAACAGTACAACACAGGCTCAATCTATTGGGGGGTCGGCAAATACAAGCTTTTATAATTTAACCAACAGCAATACAAATGCTGCGGGGCTTTCCTTAAGCCGTGATGTTACAGTCAGTAATACACTTTCTCTTTCCTCTTCTTCTAATGGAAAGATTTCTATTGGAGCAAATAATCTTACGATAGGATCGGGAGGAAGTATTACCGGAGCAAATGCAAGCCGGTATATTGTTACTGCGCCAACATCAGTAACGAATGGCCGTCTTCGTCAAAACAACTTAGCAGCATCTGCAAGAGTATTTCCAATCGGCACTGCTTCAAACTATTTACCTGCAACGGTAACTCCATCCAGTTCCGGGTCTGACTTTTCTATTTCTGTATTCAGAGGCACAACAATCAATGGCGATCCAGCCGGGACTGCTTTTGGCAGCAGAGCACACCAGGCTGATGCAATTTGGCAAATCGACAGAGCCAGTGGCAGTTCCAATGCTCATATAAGGCTCGATTGGGCAACAAACAGCATTGAAGGCGCTACTTTTACCAGTCTTGCAAATTCAGCAATCGGAGTCTGGAGATATACAGGATCGAACTGGTTGCTGATTCCTTCGCCAACAGTTCTCTCAATTGATAACTCGGCCAATTATGCAGCAACAGCATCAACAGCTATGAGTTCATTTGGTACAGCAGGAACAGGTTATCCTTATTTGGTTGGAAACGTTTCGGTTTTACCATCTGCATTAAAATCTTTTTCAGCAAGTAAAGCAAACAGTGGAAACCAATTAACCTGGGAAGTGGAGAATGCAGATCAGTTTCAATTTTTTGACCTGCAAGAAAGTACAAATGGAATTGACTTTACCTATAAATCATCTGTTGCACCGGGTTCAGCCTCACGCTATTCATATCTTGATGCAGGATCGTTTACTGCAACTAAATACTATCGTTTGAAATTAACTGACAGGCAGAGAAATGTCAGCTACAGTCATGTTGTTTCAATTGGTGGAAAGAAAGATACAAAGATTGTATTGCTGCAAAACCCAGTTCAGCATCAATTGAATTTCCGTCATCCGGAAGCGGTGAATGCACAGTATTCTATTGTGGATTTATCGGGAAGAATTATGATGCAGGGAGTTGTGAGCAAGCATGCAGTTATTTCATCAATCAATACCACCACACTTAACAATGGAGCTTATGTACTCAGGTTTACTGAAGGCAGAGATAATTATTCACAAACATTCATTAAGCAATAA
- a CDS encoding T9SS type A sorting domain-containing protein, translating into MTFFAIGVSTIGATGLPVTFSNVNAKETNGSVLVNWSNLTESDVNFYEVERSTDGRNFTAIGKVQPKGNDYGKWDYSFTDANPARTNYYRVKAVEFGNSTRSSVILKVSSERTANAFVVYPNPVQNKVVTLQANNIAAGAYSVTIVNSNGQQVFAKTMNFQAGSVSQSIELPSSVKPGMYMLRIENAGTKSVTSLFVQ; encoded by the coding sequence ATGACTTTTTTTGCTATTGGTGTTTCAACAATTGGAGCTACAGGTTTGCCGGTAACATTTTCGAATGTTAACGCTAAAGAAACCAATGGCAGCGTATTGGTAAACTGGAGCAACTTAACTGAAAGCGATGTTAATTTCTATGAAGTAGAACGCAGCACCGACGGCAGAAACTTTACTGCAATTGGAAAAGTTCAGCCAAAAGGAAATGACTATGGTAAATGGGATTACAGCTTTACTGATGCTAACCCTGCCCGTACGAACTACTATCGTGTAAAAGCGGTTGAGTTTGGTAACAGCACAAGAAGCAGTGTAATTCTTAAAGTAAGCAGTGAAAGAACAGCAAATGCATTCGTGGTTTACCCTAACCCTGTACAGAATAAAGTGGTTACATTGCAGGCAAACAATATTGCTGCGGGTGCATATTCTGTAACAATTGTTAATTCAAACGGACAGCAGGTATTTGCTAAAACAATGAATTTCCAGGCTGGTTCTGTAAGTCAGAGCATTGAATTGCCTTCCAGTGTTAAACCCGGCATGTATATGCTGAGGATTGAAAATGCAGGAACAAAGTCAGTAACAAGCCTATTCGTACAGTAA